One stretch of Nocardia mangyaensis DNA includes these proteins:
- a CDS encoding GtrA family protein, whose amino-acid sequence MVAVHAVVQRLPEPLRSVALAHRELLKFAVVGATTWFIDTGVVYALKLTVLGDKPLTARLLGALIATIASYILNREWSFRTRGGRQRSHEAALFFTVSALGIGVTMLPQAISLYLLNLRVPHVDPAVQMVANFVSGQILGVLLAMAFRFWAFRRYVFPDDLREAELHSIQG is encoded by the coding sequence TTGGTGGCAGTCCATGCGGTGGTGCAGCGTCTCCCCGAGCCGTTGCGCTCGGTGGCTCTCGCGCACCGGGAACTCTTGAAGTTCGCGGTCGTCGGCGCGACGACCTGGTTCATCGACACCGGCGTCGTGTACGCGCTGAAGCTGACCGTGCTCGGCGACAAGCCGCTGACGGCACGCCTGCTCGGCGCGCTGATCGCGACCATCGCCTCCTACATTCTCAACCGCGAGTGGTCCTTCCGCACTCGCGGTGGCCGACAGCGCAGCCACGAAGCGGCGCTGTTCTTCACCGTGAGCGCGCTCGGCATCGGTGTCACCATGCTCCCGCAGGCGATCTCGCTGTACTTGCTGAATCTGCGTGTGCCGCACGTGGATCCGGCCGTGCAGATGGTCGCGAACTTCGTCTCCGGGCAGATCCTGGGCGTCCTGCTGGCAATGGCGTTCCGCTTCTGGGCGTTCCGCCGCTACGTGTTCCCCGACGACCTGCGCGAAGCCGAACTCCACAGCATCCAGGGCTGA
- the ruvA gene encoding Holliday junction branch migration protein RuvA encodes MIASIRGEVLEIALDHVVIEAAGVGYRLNVTPATLAGLTRGEQARLSTAMIVREDSMTLYGFADTEARELFGLLQTVSGVGPRLAMAVLAVLEPEALRKALAESNVAALTRVPGIGKRGAERMVVELRDKVNLVPVPAGPAGDRVPITPVREQVVEALVGLGFPAKQAEQAVDAVLADQPAASTSVALRAALGSLGKNR; translated from the coding sequence GTGATCGCGTCGATACGCGGTGAGGTGCTCGAGATCGCGCTCGATCATGTGGTGATCGAGGCCGCCGGTGTCGGCTACCGCCTCAACGTCACCCCCGCCACGCTGGCCGGGCTCACCCGCGGCGAACAGGCTCGGCTGTCCACGGCGATGATCGTGCGCGAGGACTCGATGACCCTGTACGGGTTCGCCGACACCGAGGCACGCGAACTGTTCGGCCTGCTGCAGACCGTGTCCGGTGTCGGACCGCGCCTGGCGATGGCGGTGCTGGCCGTGCTGGAACCCGAGGCACTGCGCAAAGCGTTGGCCGAGAGCAACGTCGCGGCACTGACCCGGGTACCCGGCATCGGCAAGCGTGGCGCCGAACGCATGGTCGTGGAACTGCGCGACAAGGTGAATCTCGTCCCGGTGCCCGCCGGTCCGGCCGGTGATCGGGTACCGATCACGCCGGTGCGCGAGCAGGTCGTCGAGGCGCTCGTCGGGCTCGGCTTCCCGGCGAAGCAGGCCGAGCAGGCCGTCGACGCCGTCCTGGCCGACCAGCCCGCCGCGAGCACCTCGGTGGCGCTGCGCGCCGCCCTCGGATCGCTCGGCAAGAACAGGTAG
- a CDS encoding ABC transporter ATP-binding protein — translation MSATASTASPAIDSYTSIDRDADSAPALTFDGVSLVFGDGTRALSDIDLRVRSGEFVSLVGPSGCGKSTLLRLAAGFEQPTGGTVRVDAGRMGYVFQESTLLAWRSVARNVELPAELAGVDRATRRADAQDAINRVGLTGFEKHKPAQLSGGMRMRTSIARALTLRPELFLFDEPFGALDEITRQRLNEEVGALFRRDGFAGVFVTHSVGEAVFMSTRVVVLTGRPGRVAAEIPVPFDFPRLPALRYTPEFAAISAEVSAALRGAEQEAAA, via the coding sequence ATGAGCGCAACGGCTTCCACCGCGTCGCCCGCCATCGACTCGTATACGAGCATCGACCGCGACGCCGATTCCGCCCCGGCCCTGACCTTCGACGGCGTCTCCCTGGTGTTCGGCGACGGCACCAGGGCGCTGTCCGACATCGACCTGCGCGTGCGATCCGGCGAATTCGTCTCGCTGGTGGGCCCTTCGGGGTGCGGCAAGTCCACCCTGCTGCGCCTGGCGGCCGGCTTCGAACAGCCGACCGGAGGCACAGTGCGCGTCGACGCGGGCCGGATGGGCTACGTCTTCCAGGAGTCGACCCTGCTGGCCTGGCGCAGCGTGGCCCGCAATGTCGAACTCCCCGCCGAACTGGCCGGGGTCGACCGGGCGACCCGCCGGGCCGACGCGCAGGACGCGATCAACCGGGTCGGGCTCACCGGCTTCGAGAAACACAAACCCGCCCAGCTCTCCGGTGGCATGCGGATGCGGACCTCGATCGCCCGCGCACTCACCCTGCGGCCCGAGTTGTTCCTGTTCGACGAACCTTTCGGTGCCCTCGACGAGATCACCCGGCAGCGGTTGAACGAAGAGGTCGGCGCGCTGTTCCGGCGCGACGGCTTCGCCGGGGTCTTCGTGACCCACTCGGTCGGCGAGGCGGTGTTCATGTCGACCCGCGTCGTCGTGCTCACCGGTCGGCCCGGCCGCGTCGCCGCCGAGATCCCGGTGCCCTTCGACTTCCCGCGCCTGCCCGCGCTGCGCTACACCCCGGAATTCGCGGCGATCTCGGCCGAGGTCTCGGCCGCTCTGCGTGGCGCCGAACAGGAGGCGGCCGCGTGA
- a CDS encoding DivIVA domain-containing protein gives MTAVTPDDVSRTHFAMPNLGHRGYHADEVDAFLELVSATLDGQGALTADDIRHVHFGAPRFGGRGYQADQVDDFLDRVRTELEHRQKGGAPVPAARLGDDIAEMLTPDDVHRMRFSQSAVGRRGYHEEEVDAFLDLVAATLAHNGPGSLTATDVRGVRFTDTRLGTRGYSREEVDAFIDLVITALEHAERRV, from the coding sequence ATGACCGCTGTGACGCCCGACGACGTGAGCCGCACCCACTTCGCCATGCCGAACCTCGGCCACCGTGGCTACCACGCCGACGAAGTCGATGCCTTCCTCGAACTGGTCTCGGCCACCCTGGACGGACAGGGCGCCCTCACCGCCGACGACATCCGCCACGTCCACTTCGGCGCCCCGCGATTCGGCGGTCGCGGCTATCAGGCCGACCAGGTCGACGATTTCCTCGACCGGGTCAGGACCGAACTCGAACACCGGCAGAAGGGCGGCGCACCGGTCCCGGCGGCACGCCTTGGTGACGACATCGCCGAGATGCTGACCCCCGACGACGTGCACCGCATGCGGTTCAGCCAGTCCGCGGTCGGCAGGCGCGGCTACCACGAGGAAGAGGTCGACGCCTTCCTCGACCTGGTCGCGGCGACCCTGGCCCACAACGGCCCGGGCAGCCTGACCGCCACCGACGTGCGCGGAGTCCGGTTCACCGACACCCGCCTCGGAACCCGCGGCTACTCCCGCGAAGAGGTCGACGCCTTCATCGACCTGGTGATCACCGCACTCGAGCACGCCGAACGCCGGGTATGA
- the ruvB gene encoding Holliday junction branch migration DNA helicase RuvB — protein sequence MDADEDFDDSALTARYLPTDGEAETGLRPPSLDEFIGQPRVREQLALVLRGARQRGATPDHVLLSGPPGLGKTSMAMIIATELGTALRITSGPALERAGDLAAMLSNLVEGDVLFIDEIHRMARPAEEMLYLAMEDFRVDVVVGKGPGATSIPLDIAPFTLVGATTRSGALTGPLRDRFGFTGHMDFYDTGELLRILLRSARILGVQIDDDAAAEVADRSRGTPRIANRLLRRVRDFAEVRADGFITLPIAQAALEVYDVDVLGLDRLDRAVLGALVRGFGGGPVGVSTLAVAVGEEAATVEEVCEPFLVRAGLVARTPRGRVATAAAWEHLGLVPPPDLLIGAIEVRGREPA from the coding sequence ATGGACGCCGACGAGGACTTCGACGACTCCGCGCTCACCGCCCGGTATCTGCCCACCGACGGCGAAGCCGAGACCGGCCTGCGCCCGCCCTCGCTCGACGAGTTCATCGGCCAGCCCCGCGTCCGCGAACAGCTCGCCCTGGTCCTGCGCGGCGCCCGCCAACGCGGCGCGACGCCCGACCACGTGCTGCTCTCGGGGCCACCGGGTCTGGGCAAGACCAGCATGGCGATGATCATCGCCACCGAACTCGGTACCGCCCTGCGCATCACCTCCGGCCCCGCCCTCGAACGCGCGGGCGACCTCGCTGCCATGCTGTCGAACCTGGTCGAAGGCGATGTGCTGTTCATCGACGAGATCCACCGGATGGCCCGGCCCGCCGAGGAGATGCTCTACCTGGCGATGGAGGATTTCCGTGTCGACGTGGTCGTCGGCAAGGGCCCGGGCGCGACCTCGATCCCCCTGGACATCGCACCGTTCACCCTCGTCGGCGCGACCACCCGCTCCGGCGCGCTGACCGGCCCGCTGCGCGACCGCTTCGGCTTCACCGGCCACATGGACTTCTACGACACCGGCGAACTGCTGCGGATCCTGCTGCGCTCGGCCCGCATCCTCGGTGTACAGATCGACGACGACGCCGCCGCCGAGGTGGCCGATCGATCCAGGGGCACGCCGCGCATCGCCAACCGGCTGCTGCGCCGCGTCCGCGACTTCGCCGAGGTCAGGGCCGACGGCTTCATCACGCTGCCGATCGCCCAGGCCGCGCTCGAGGTCTACGACGTCGACGTGCTCGGCCTCGACCGGCTCGACCGGGCCGTCCTCGGCGCACTGGTGCGCGGATTCGGCGGGGGACCGGTGGGCGTCTCGACGCTCGCGGTCGCCGTCGGCGAGGAAGCGGCCACGGTCGAAGAGGTCTGCGAACCCTTCCTCGTGCGTGCCGGACTCGTCGCCCGCACCCCACGCGGCCGGGTCGCGACCGCCGCGGCCTGGGAGCACCTCGGTCTGGTGCCACCACCGGATCTGCTGATCGGCGCGATCGAAGTGCGTGGGCGCGAACCAGCTTGA
- the ruvC gene encoding crossover junction endodeoxyribonuclease RuvC, producing the protein MRVMGVDPGLTRCGLSMVDSGPGRKVVALDVGVVRTPPEAELALRLMAVADAAEEWMDTHRPEAVAIERVFAQHNVRTAMGTAQAGGVIALAAARRGIRVAFHTPSEVKAAVTGHGTADKAQVTAMVTRILGLQVAPKPADAADALALAICHCWRAPLLDRMAAAQAKADEVRRRYEQRLAEQRKVVRG; encoded by the coding sequence GTGCGGGTGATGGGCGTCGATCCCGGGCTCACCCGGTGCGGGCTCAGCATGGTCGACAGCGGGCCGGGGCGCAAAGTCGTCGCGCTCGATGTGGGGGTGGTGCGGACGCCGCCGGAGGCGGAGCTGGCCTTGCGGCTGATGGCCGTCGCCGATGCCGCCGAGGAGTGGATGGACACCCACCGGCCCGAGGCGGTCGCGATCGAGCGGGTCTTCGCCCAGCACAATGTGCGTACGGCGATGGGGACCGCGCAGGCCGGTGGGGTGATCGCCCTGGCGGCGGCGCGGCGGGGGATACGAGTCGCGTTCCATACCCCCAGTGAGGTCAAGGCCGCCGTCACCGGCCACGGCACCGCCGACAAGGCCCAGGTCACCGCCATGGTGACCAGGATTCTCGGACTACAGGTGGCCCCGAAACCGGCCGATGCCGCCGATGCGCTCGCCCTGGCGATCTGTCATTGTTGGCGGGCGCCGCTGCTGGACCGGATGGCGGCCGCCCAAGCCAAGGCGGACGAGGTGCGCCGCCGCTACGAACAACGGCTCGCCGAACAACGAAAGGTGGTGCGCGGGTGA
- a CDS encoding ABC transporter permease: MTAVAVAGVGETAARSPRRWPFRMSPIRVFAPVVVFVAVLASWSLVSHVLLDPQSRFLLPAPEQVVAKGLLDPMARSTIVTALWSTVQVALVGLIIAIVLGVAFAVIMSQARWAEYSLYPYAVVLQTIPILAVVPLFGFWFGYEFSSRVIVCVMVSLFPVITNTLFGLKSVAPAEHDLFTLHGAGRGQRLLKLQLPSALPAMISGFKISGGMAIIGSIVADFFFRQGEPGIGRMIDVYRQQLATEELLTALLLSSLVGLILFWLFDFLARRVDHAHGLRRDA, encoded by the coding sequence GTGACCGCCGTCGCCGTCGCCGGGGTGGGGGAGACCGCCGCGCGGTCACCGCGCCGGTGGCCGTTTCGGATGTCCCCGATCCGGGTGTTCGCGCCGGTGGTCGTGTTCGTGGCGGTGCTGGCGAGCTGGTCGCTGGTCAGTCACGTGCTGCTGGACCCGCAGTCGCGGTTCCTGCTGCCCGCGCCGGAACAGGTCGTCGCCAAGGGGCTGCTGGACCCGATGGCGCGGTCCACGATCGTGACCGCGCTGTGGTCGACGGTGCAGGTTGCCCTCGTCGGGCTGATCATCGCGATCGTGCTCGGCGTCGCCTTCGCCGTGATCATGAGCCAGGCCCGCTGGGCGGAGTACTCGCTGTATCCGTATGCGGTGGTGCTGCAGACGATCCCGATCCTCGCGGTGGTCCCGCTGTTCGGTTTCTGGTTCGGCTACGAGTTCTCCAGCCGGGTGATCGTGTGCGTGATGGTCTCGCTGTTCCCGGTCATCACCAACACCTTGTTCGGCCTGAAATCGGTGGCGCCCGCCGAACACGACCTGTTCACCCTGCACGGCGCGGGCCGCGGGCAGCGACTGCTGAAACTGCAACTGCCGAGCGCGCTGCCCGCGATGATCTCCGGATTCAAGATCTCCGGCGGCATGGCCATCATCGGCTCCATCGTCGCCGACTTCTTCTTCCGGCAGGGGGAACCGGGTATCGGCCGGATGATCGACGTCTACCGCCAGCAGCTGGCCACCGAGGAACTGCTCACCGCTCTGCTGCTGTCCTCGCTGGTCGGCCTGATCCTGTTCTGGCTCTTCGACTTCCTGGCCCGCCGGGTCGACCACGCGCACGGCCTGCGTCGCGACGCCTGA